In Candidatus Delongbacteria bacterium, the genomic window GCAGAACTACATTTTAAAACTGAAGAAGATTTATTGAAAAAGCATAATTATCCAGATTATGATTATCACAAATATGAACATACAAAAATTATGGACACCTTGAAAAAATTTGAATCTGAAATCAACAGAGGAAATTCGAGAGTTAGTTCTGAGTTCTTAGAGTTTTTGTATGAATGGCTGGATCATCATGTTCGATACGAAGATATAAAATTCTCTGGATTTTTGAAAGCAGCAGGTTGTTGAGATAAGATAATTACAATGCTGGGCTTTAAACTATTGATTAGTTAGTTAAATTATCTTAGATTATGCATATTAAGCAGAGGGAATATTTATGAGTAACAAACAATTATACAAATTCGGTTTATACGGAAGATGCCCGTCATGTAAAGA contains:
- a CDS encoding hemerythrin family protein is translated as MKHFEIFKWDPMLDTGVDIIDQQHKMLTRIFNKQIDYRDSFKGFDALKKTLERVIKFAELHFKTEEDLLKKHNYPDYDYHKYEHTKIMDTLKKFESEINRGNSRVSSEFLEFLYEWLDHHVRYEDIKFSGFLKAAGC